A region from the Kribbella shirazensis genome encodes:
- a CDS encoding ABC transporter ATP-binding protein translates to MTAAQNAALTIQQLHKSFGQVKALDGLDLTVNAGQVAGFLGPNGAGKSTTIRIVLGLLGADSGYVEVLGLHPWHDAVELHRRLAYVPGDVSLWPNLTGGEAIDLLSRLRGGASKARRAELLERFELDPTKKGRTYSKGNRQKVALVAALAADVELLVLDEPTSGLDPLMETVFQECIAEAKAAGRSVLLSSHILAEVEKLCDTVTIIRAGRAVQSGTLAELRHLTRTTITVSLDGDTQRLAALPGVHDLRAEDGTVTFDVDHDELAEVVRVLGGLGVRSLTSAPPSLEQLFLRQYGDELVGAES, encoded by the coding sequence ATGACTGCTGCCCAGAATGCAGCTCTGACGATTCAGCAACTCCACAAGTCCTTCGGCCAGGTGAAGGCACTCGACGGTCTCGACCTGACCGTCAACGCCGGCCAGGTGGCCGGTTTCCTCGGCCCGAACGGTGCCGGCAAGTCCACTACGATCCGGATCGTCCTCGGGCTGCTCGGCGCCGACTCCGGGTACGTCGAGGTACTCGGGCTGCACCCGTGGCACGACGCGGTCGAGCTGCACCGCCGACTGGCGTATGTGCCGGGTGACGTGAGTCTGTGGCCGAACCTGACCGGCGGTGAGGCGATCGATCTGCTGTCCCGGTTGCGCGGTGGCGCGTCGAAGGCGCGCCGGGCGGAGCTGCTGGAGCGTTTCGAGCTCGATCCGACGAAGAAGGGACGTACGTACAGCAAGGGCAATCGGCAGAAGGTGGCCCTGGTCGCGGCGTTGGCCGCTGACGTCGAGCTGCTGGTGCTGGACGAGCCGACGTCTGGTCTGGATCCGTTGATGGAGACGGTGTTCCAGGAGTGCATCGCCGAGGCGAAGGCGGCCGGTCGTTCGGTGTTGTTGTCCAGTCACATCCTCGCGGAGGTGGAGAAGCTGTGTGACACGGTCACGATCATCCGCGCGGGCCGCGCGGTGCAGTCCGGCACGCTGGCGGAGCTACGTCACTTGACCCGTACGACGATCACGGTGTCGCTGGACGGTGATACGCAGCGGTTGGCCGCGCTGCCCGGCGTCCACGATCTGCGCGCGGAGGACGGGACGGTCACGTTCGACGTCGACCATGACGAGCTCGCGGAGGTAGTGCGGGTTCTGGGCGGTCTCGGCGTACGGAGCCTGACGAGTGCTCCGCCGTCGTTGGAGCAGCTGTTCCTGCGCCAGTACGGTGACGAGTTGGTCGGGGCGGAGTCATGA
- a CDS encoding helix-turn-helix domain-containing protein, translating to MVTRADRTRNRLLTAALELFAERGYDGTSVSQIAARAGVTEMTFFRHFPGKASLLVDDPYDPVIGVAICQQPAGLDPITRAARGVRSAWRQLPQPAVGEVRLRLRIVAQTPALRASIAGGTAATEAVIVDALTGGGTRREDALIAAAAVMAALNTALLEWSLTDSDDLGQAIETALDVLEARRE from the coding sequence GTGGTTACACGGGCGGACAGGACTCGGAACCGGCTGCTCACGGCGGCCTTGGAGTTGTTCGCGGAGCGTGGGTACGACGGCACGAGCGTGAGCCAGATCGCGGCCCGTGCGGGGGTGACCGAGATGACGTTCTTCCGGCACTTCCCGGGCAAGGCGAGCCTGCTGGTCGACGATCCGTACGATCCTGTGATCGGCGTCGCGATCTGTCAGCAACCCGCCGGCCTCGATCCGATCACCCGCGCGGCCCGGGGAGTCCGTTCGGCGTGGCGGCAGCTACCGCAACCAGCGGTCGGGGAAGTTCGGTTGCGGCTGCGCATCGTTGCCCAGACTCCTGCCCTGCGGGCGAGCATCGCCGGCGGAACGGCCGCGACGGAGGCAGTGATCGTCGACGCTCTCACCGGCGGCGGTACCCGTCGCGAGGATGCTCTGATCGCCGCGGCAGCAGTGATGGCCGCGCTCAACACGGCCCTGCTCGAGTGGAGCCTGACCGACAGCGACGACCTCGGCCAGGCGATCGAGACGGCCCTTGACGTCCTCGAGGCTCGCCGTGAGTGA
- a CDS encoding ABC transporter permease: protein MISGLVMEFTKLAHATVARVTGVLMVLGISLICSSMLLAVHTDDPQLAAKLGPLIDPGGWVGYLTVAIQVTGAAGFVGYGVVLSWLFSREFAEGTVTGLFAIPVSRRTIAAAKFIVYLVWGLVTAIALLLALIVLGLISGLGPIPADAVPAMGRQFGLSVFSILIAAPAAWAATLGRSVLAGIGTTIGILVASQVSVIAGTGGWFPFAAPALWAINTDIAVTPVQLSLVLPVVALGVVLTLRSWHLLQLDR from the coding sequence ATGATCAGCGGCCTCGTCATGGAGTTCACCAAACTCGCTCACGCGACCGTGGCGCGAGTCACCGGCGTACTCATGGTGCTGGGAATCTCGCTGATCTGCTCCTCGATGCTGCTGGCAGTCCACACCGACGACCCTCAACTCGCCGCCAAGCTCGGGCCGCTGATCGACCCTGGGGGTTGGGTCGGCTACCTCACCGTCGCGATCCAGGTCACCGGCGCTGCCGGATTCGTCGGGTACGGCGTCGTACTGAGCTGGCTGTTCAGCCGCGAATTCGCCGAGGGCACCGTCACCGGCCTGTTCGCGATTCCGGTCTCCCGGCGGACGATCGCCGCCGCCAAGTTCATCGTCTACCTGGTGTGGGGGCTGGTCACCGCGATCGCCCTCCTGCTGGCCCTGATCGTCCTCGGCCTCATCAGCGGACTCGGCCCGATCCCCGCCGACGCCGTACCGGCGATGGGCAGACAGTTCGGCCTCTCGGTCTTCAGCATCCTCATCGCCGCCCCGGCCGCCTGGGCGGCAACCCTCGGCCGATCCGTACTCGCCGGGATCGGAACCACCATCGGCATCCTCGTCGCGTCCCAGGTGAGCGTGATCGCCGGCACCGGCGGCTGGTTCCCCTTCGCCGCACCCGCACTGTGGGCAATCAACACCGACATCGCCGTCACGCCAGTGCAACTTTCCCTCGTGCTACCAGTCGTCGCACTCGGCGTCGTCCTCACCCTGCGCTCCTGGCACCTCCTCCAACTCGACCGATAG
- a CDS encoding TetR/AcrR family transcriptional regulator has translation MTAERIRDAAILRYGRDGFSVGLRAVAADAGVTAGLVVHHFGSKDGLRRACDAYVLGVIRSEKLRATTGGPAAAIAQLAEVEEYAPMALYSLRSLQAGGELANEFMERMCADALEYLEAGVASGLIRPSRDPAARARYLAMQAMGSLLLWISLHPGFREIDDFRKELRQVSDEITLPALEVFSEGLFVDRQMLDAYLMYVCDPPAGDAKP, from the coding sequence GTGACGGCTGAGCGGATTCGGGATGCTGCGATCCTGCGGTACGGGCGTGACGGGTTCTCGGTAGGGCTGCGGGCGGTGGCTGCGGATGCCGGGGTGACCGCGGGCCTGGTGGTGCATCATTTCGGGTCGAAGGACGGGCTGCGGCGGGCGTGTGACGCGTATGTGCTGGGCGTGATCCGGTCGGAGAAGCTGAGGGCGACCACGGGTGGTCCGGCGGCGGCGATCGCGCAGTTGGCGGAGGTCGAGGAGTACGCGCCGATGGCGTTGTACTCGTTGCGGAGCCTGCAGGCCGGCGGTGAGCTCGCGAACGAGTTCATGGAGCGGATGTGCGCTGACGCGCTGGAGTATCTCGAGGCCGGTGTCGCGAGCGGTCTGATCAGGCCGAGCCGGGATCCTGCCGCGCGGGCTCGCTATCTGGCGATGCAGGCGATGGGTTCGTTGTTGTTGTGGATCTCGTTGCACCCGGGCTTCCGGGAGATCGACGACTTCCGTAAGGAGCTGCGCCAGGTTTCCGACGAGATCACCTTGCCGGCGCTGGAGGTGTTCTCGGAGGGGCTGTTCGTCGATCGCCAGATGCTCGACGCCTACTTGATGTACGTCTGCGATCCGCCGGCCGGCGACGCGAAGCCGTAG
- a CDS encoding ATP-binding cassette domain-containing protein: MSDAALDARGLVRTYDDGTGVRGVDIRVAAGEIHALVGLNGAGKTTLMRLLLDMLKPTSGTVTIAGRSLDRTDWSAVGHLIDYPLAYRELTCRQNLALGARLHGVPPAMIPGIVEASMTELQLTQYADRRVSKLSLGNKQRLGIASALQHHPRIIVLDEPTNTLDPAGVILLREALLRRAAAGAALLVSSHHLDEVARIGDRISVMNAGRIIGSLDPHGVDIERSFFDIVHSDQDAA; encoded by the coding sequence GTGAGTGACGCCGCGCTGGACGCGCGAGGTCTGGTCCGTACGTACGACGACGGCACCGGCGTACGCGGCGTCGACATCCGAGTCGCGGCGGGTGAGATCCATGCGCTGGTCGGATTGAACGGCGCCGGGAAGACCACGCTGATGCGACTCCTTCTCGACATGCTGAAGCCGACCAGCGGAACGGTCACCATCGCCGGCCGCAGCCTCGATCGCACCGACTGGTCGGCTGTCGGGCATCTGATCGACTACCCACTCGCCTACCGCGAGCTGACCTGCCGGCAGAACCTGGCCCTCGGTGCCCGGCTGCACGGCGTCCCACCGGCCATGATCCCCGGCATCGTCGAAGCATCCATGACCGAACTGCAACTGACGCAGTACGCCGACCGCCGGGTCAGCAAACTGTCACTCGGCAACAAGCAACGCCTCGGCATCGCGTCCGCACTGCAGCACCACCCGCGGATCATCGTGCTGGACGAACCCACCAACACCCTCGACCCAGCGGGGGTGATCCTCCTCCGCGAGGCCCTGCTGCGCCGCGCCGCCGCAGGCGCCGCCCTCCTCGTCAGCAGCCACCACCTCGACGAGGTCGCACGCATCGGCGATCGGATCTCGGTGATGAACGCCGGGCGCATCATCGGATCGCTCGATCCGCACGGTGTCGACATCGAGCGGTCGTTCTTCGACATCGTGCACAGCGACCAGGACGCCGCATGA